A region from the Melioribacter roseus P3M-2 genome encodes:
- a CDS encoding TolC family protein: MKKIWLLIAMSAGLVFGQTNEKLVLDIDTAIKLALENNPNVKIARMEVNKSEEKFRETVSGYYPKIDASAQYQRYINKPVIFLPPGSPFGTTLEIGSDNSYNAAVSLSLPIFSLSLIEGTKTASLGIDIAKVNLRNTEIKTVTSVKKSFLGVLLAREYKIVMQQSLKNAQDNLENIRKLNAQGLMSDYDLLRAEVQVENLRPAVLQAENNYKLALDGLKVTIGLDASKNIDVTGELNYDENYIVPEYSAALEEVLKNNPQLEMLDKQVEISQKSVSFQKAAYYPSLAAFSNYQYQTQSNDFKFQDYKWVKTFLVGVQVQLPIFNGFKTNALVEQAEISLNQAVEQKEGFLKAIKTQISSVIYNISQAVKRIEAQSKTVEQAQKGYEIAKTRLENGLSTQLEVNDAELALRQAKLNRLQAVYDFHSALADLHELTGKSFNYEIKEN, translated from the coding sequence GTGAAAAAAATCTGGTTGTTAATCGCAATGTCGGCGGGACTTGTTTTCGGTCAAACAAACGAAAAACTCGTCCTCGATATCGATACGGCTATTAAATTAGCCCTCGAGAACAATCCGAATGTTAAAATTGCGCGTATGGAAGTTAACAAGTCGGAAGAAAAATTCAGGGAAACCGTCAGCGGCTATTATCCCAAAATCGACGCAAGCGCGCAGTATCAAAGATATATCAATAAACCGGTTATTTTTCTGCCTCCCGGATCCCCTTTCGGAACGACGCTCGAAATAGGATCGGACAATTCATACAATGCGGCTGTCAGCTTGAGCCTTCCGATTTTTTCTCTTTCCTTAATTGAAGGCACAAAAACTGCCTCGCTCGGAATTGATATTGCAAAAGTAAATTTACGCAACACCGAAATAAAAACAGTTACCAGCGTTAAAAAATCATTCCTCGGCGTATTGCTAGCCCGCGAATATAAAATTGTAATGCAGCAAAGCTTAAAAAACGCACAGGACAATCTCGAAAATATCAGGAAATTAAACGCGCAGGGACTTATGTCCGATTATGATTTGTTGCGCGCCGAAGTCCAGGTGGAAAATTTAAGACCGGCTGTATTGCAAGCCGAAAACAACTATAAATTGGCTCTCGACGGTCTCAAAGTTACAATTGGTCTTGATGCATCTAAAAATATCGACGTAACGGGCGAACTTAATTACGACGAGAATTATATCGTTCCCGAATATAGTGCGGCGCTCGAAGAAGTTTTGAAAAATAATCCTCAGCTCGAAATGCTCGATAAACAGGTCGAAATCAGCCAAAAGAGCGTGTCGTTTCAGAAAGCCGCATATTATCCGTCGCTTGCGGCTTTCAGCAACTATCAATATCAAACCCAGTCGAACGACTTCAAATTCCAGGATTATAAATGGGTAAAAACTTTCCTTGTCGGCGTGCAGGTTCAACTGCCGATATTCAACGGTTTTAAAACAAACGCTCTGGTGGAACAAGCGGAAATTTCGCTCAACCAGGCGGTCGAACAAAAAGAAGGATTCTTAAAAGCAATTAAAACTCAGATAAGCAGCGTTATCTACAATATATCGCAGGCTGTTAAAAGAATAGAAGCGCAGTCGAAAACCGTCGAACAGGCGCAAAAGGGATATGAAATAGCCAAAACGCGACTCGAAAACGGATTGAGCACTCAACTCGAAGTTAACGACGCCGAACTTGCGCTGCGACAGGCTAAATTAAATCGTCTGCAGGCGGTTTACGATTTCCATTCGGCGCTTGCCGATCTGCACGAGTTAACGGGCAAAAGTTTTAATTATGAAATCAAGGAGAACTAA
- a CDS encoding cold-shock protein, with protein sequence MAERKTGTVKWFNSSKGYGFISQENGEDVFVHYQAIVSQGYKSLDENDNVEFNITQGPKGLQATEVKVI encoded by the coding sequence ATGGCAGAGCGCAAAACAGGAACTGTTAAATGGTTTAACAGCTCAAAAGGTTACGGATTTATTTCACAAGAAAACGGCGAAGACGTATTCGTTCATTATCAGGCTATCGTAAGCCAGGGATACAAATCCTTAGACGAAAACGACAACGTGGAATTCAATATTACTCAGGGTCCCAAGGGGCTGCAAGCTACCGAAGTGAAAGTAATATAA
- a CDS encoding efflux RND transporter periplasmic adaptor subunit → MKSNKILAALLLLLFIGFTGCSSKKEEIKADKTVPVEVTIVVKTSIEREIELVGTLQPWKEANLGAQTTGRVEKIFVEEGSYVKEGDLLFQMDDTQLIQAKLQYQLAKDNYERMKPLYETGSVSQSQFDQVKAAYESAEKSYNLLLTNTQFRAPFSGVVTSKKLNDGEIFLLAPTGGAPTIVTLMQLNPLKLILNVSESDFNLVKTGQTVIVKTDIYPDKEFKGVINRINPAINPATRTFQAEVKVPNDGNLLRPGMFVRASIEIGAKDGIIINRSAALKQLGSDAYYGFIVKNNTAKRVELKLGKEFNSVVEIVSGLSEGDYLVTKGQGLLKDGSAVEIKAKAE, encoded by the coding sequence ATGAAATCGAATAAAATTTTGGCGGCTTTATTGCTTCTCTTGTTTATCGGATTTACCGGTTGTTCTTCGAAAAAAGAAGAAATTAAAGCGGATAAAACCGTGCCGGTCGAAGTAACCATAGTTGTAAAGACCAGCATTGAAAGAGAAATCGAACTCGTCGGCACTCTGCAGCCCTGGAAAGAAGCCAATCTGGGCGCGCAGACAACCGGTAGAGTCGAAAAGATTTTTGTCGAAGAAGGCAGCTATGTTAAAGAAGGCGATCTGCTTTTTCAGATGGACGACACCCAATTGATTCAGGCTAAACTTCAGTACCAACTGGCAAAAGACAATTACGAAAGAATGAAACCGCTCTACGAAACCGGCTCCGTTTCACAGTCTCAGTTTGATCAGGTAAAAGCCGCTTACGAATCGGCTGAGAAATCGTATAACCTTTTGCTTACAAACACTCAATTCAGAGCTCCGTTTTCCGGAGTGGTAACGTCCAAAAAATTGAACGACGGGGAAATCTTTTTGCTGGCGCCCACAGGAGGGGCTCCCACAATTGTAACGTTGATGCAATTAAATCCTTTGAAATTAATTCTGAATGTAAGCGAATCAGATTTTAATCTTGTTAAAACAGGTCAAACTGTAATAGTAAAAACGGATATATATCCCGATAAGGAATTTAAGGGAGTAATTAACAGGATTAATCCTGCTATAAATCCCGCTACAAGGACATTCCAGGCGGAAGTCAAAGTGCCAAATGACGGTAATCTTCTGCGTCCTGGAATGTTTGTAAGGGCTTCAATTGAAATCGGAGCTAAAGACGGCATTATTATAAACCGCTCGGCTGCGTTAAAACAGCTCGGTTCCGACGCTTATTACGGATTCATTGTAAAGAACAATACGGCTAAACGAGTGGAATTAAAATTAGGCAAGGAATTTAATTCTGTTGTGGAAATAGTAAGCGGATTGTCCGAGGGAGATTACCTTGTTACTAAAGGTCAGGGACTCCTGAAAGACGGTTCCGCCGTCGAAATCAAAGCTAAAGCAGAGTAA
- a CDS encoding M16 family metallopeptidase yields the protein MKRHISFLFLFLISGFMTAQTKKIEFVHYKLDNGLNVILHRDNSTPIVAVTVLYHVGSKNEDPERTGFAHFFEHLMFEGSPNIGRGEYFKIVESAGGQLNANTSFDRTFYYEILPSNQLELGLYLESERMLHLKIDSIGVETQRKVVKEERKQSYENRPYGSLLEKIFSNAYKVHPYRWIPIGSAQYIDQAKLEEFIEFYKTFYVPENATLSIAGDIDIEETKKLVEKYFGDIPRGNKPIPRPEVVEPPQQKEIREIVYDNVQLPMVVLAYHIPEQGTPDYYALRLLTTLLSGGESARLQKEIKDKKQMALAVGSIPLSLEDPGLFIVYGLTNVGVKAEDLENAIESEIDKVKKELISEYEFQKVRNQIESDFVNQNSRVAGIAENLADYLVYFGDPNLINTEIERYMKVTREDIKRVANKYFTKENRVVLYYLPKSMEKK from the coding sequence ATGAAAAGACATATTTCATTTTTATTCCTGTTTCTGATATCCGGTTTTATGACGGCTCAAACTAAAAAAATCGAGTTTGTCCATTATAAACTCGATAACGGTTTGAATGTCATTTTGCACCGGGATAACTCGACTCCGATCGTAGCCGTTACGGTGTTGTATCACGTCGGAAGCAAAAACGAAGACCCGGAACGTACGGGCTTTGCGCATTTTTTCGAACATCTGATGTTCGAGGGCTCGCCCAATATTGGGAGGGGAGAATATTTTAAGATTGTGGAATCTGCCGGAGGGCAATTGAATGCAAATACTTCATTCGACAGAACTTTTTATTATGAAATACTCCCTTCGAATCAGCTTGAACTTGGGCTCTATCTCGAATCCGAAAGGATGCTTCATCTGAAAATCGACAGTATCGGAGTGGAAACCCAGAGGAAAGTGGTTAAAGAAGAAAGAAAACAGAGCTACGAAAACCGTCCTTACGGTTCGCTGCTCGAAAAGATATTCAGCAACGCATATAAAGTGCATCCGTACAGATGGATTCCGATCGGAAGCGCGCAATATATCGACCAGGCAAAGCTGGAAGAATTCATAGAATTCTATAAGACGTTTTACGTGCCTGAAAATGCTACGCTTTCGATAGCGGGCGACATCGATATTGAAGAAACCAAAAAACTGGTTGAAAAATATTTCGGCGATATTCCAAGAGGGAATAAACCGATTCCGAGACCTGAAGTAGTCGAGCCGCCTCAGCAAAAAGAAATAAGGGAAATAGTCTACGACAACGTACAACTTCCGATGGTTGTGCTTGCATATCACATTCCCGAACAGGGAACGCCCGATTATTACGCATTGCGCCTGCTGACGACTCTGTTGTCGGGAGGAGAAAGCGCTCGTCTTCAAAAGGAAATAAAGGATAAAAAACAGATGGCTTTGGCGGTCGGTTCGATTCCCCTGTCTCTGGAAGACCCCGGACTTTTTATCGTTTACGGACTTACGAACGTAGGCGTTAAAGCCGAAGATCTGGAGAATGCTATTGAATCGGAAATCGATAAAGTAAAAAAAGAATTGATAAGCGAGTACGAATTCCAAAAAGTGCGCAATCAAATTGAATCGGATTTTGTCAATCAAAATTCGAGAGTCGCTGGCATTGCAGAAAATCTTGCCGACTATCTGGTTTATTTCGGCGATCCGAATCTGATTAATACGGAAATCGAACGCTATATGAAAGTTACACGCGAAGATATTAAACGCGTAGCCAATAAATACTTCACGAAAGAAAACAGAGTCGTTCTTTATTATTTGCCCAAATCAATGGAAAAGAAATAA
- a CDS encoding TetR/AcrR family transcriptional regulator, with protein MSENLELQDRILALAEEKFQKYGFGKVTMEEIAADLGISKKTLYKHFSNKEHILREVIKKIKVDFETFFDELFNNESLDFFEKLKRLMEYVTKNSARFEGNMIKDLVHNHPGIWAELKEYRKEQARSRIVRILDEGTKSGFFRNDILSELVAVLISSVHNIITPEVIKELPITEKNAHIYFSRIIFEGILTDEGRKKLKELDLPQK; from the coding sequence TTGAGCGAAAATTTAGAATTACAGGATCGTATTTTAGCCTTAGCCGAAGAGAAATTCCAAAAATACGGCTTCGGCAAAGTTACAATGGAAGAAATTGCCGCCGACCTCGGCATCAGTAAAAAGACATTATACAAACATTTTTCCAACAAAGAACATATTCTCCGAGAAGTAATTAAGAAGATTAAGGTCGATTTCGAAACATTTTTTGACGAGCTGTTTAATAACGAAAGCCTCGACTTTTTTGAAAAGCTGAAACGGCTTATGGAATATGTGACGAAAAATTCAGCCCGCTTTGAAGGAAATATGATAAAAGACCTTGTGCACAATCATCCCGGTATCTGGGCGGAGCTGAAAGAATATCGAAAAGAACAAGCGCGAAGCCGCATTGTCAGAATACTCGACGAAGGAACCAAAAGCGGTTTTTTCAGAAACGATATTCTGAGCGAACTGGTCGCTGTTTTGATTTCTTCCGTTCACAATATTATTACTCCGGAGGTAATCAAGGAACTTCCTATTACGGAAAAGAATGCCCACATCTATTTTTCCCGAATTATTTTCGAAGGCATTCTTACCGATGAAGGAAGGAAAAAGTTAAAGGAATTGGACCTCCCCCAAAAATAA
- a CDS encoding PG0541 family transporter-associated protein yields the protein MKAVMIVYNHGITEEVDEALEKLSIRGFTRFINVHGQGSDKGEPHLGTHIWPSQNAVVLTVIEDDKVDPLLEEVRQINREAEEQGIHAFVWNIEKTV from the coding sequence ATGAAAGCTGTAATGATTGTATATAATCACGGTATAACCGAGGAAGTGGACGAAGCTCTTGAAAAATTATCCATTCGAGGCTTTACAAGATTTATTAACGTGCACGGTCAGGGCTCGGATAAAGGCGAGCCCCACCTCGGCACGCACATCTGGCCAAGCCAAAATGCCGTTGTGCTTACGGTTATAGAAGACGATAAGGTAGACCCGTTGCTCGAGGAAGTGCGTCAAATCAATCGCGAAGCGGAAGAACAGGGTATTCACGCCTTTGTGTGGAATATTGAAAAGACGGTATAG
- a CDS encoding sugar phosphate nucleotidyltransferase: MKFGIIAAGTGERLKEEGITAPKPMVEIAGKPLIRIIIDEALRNGASSISNFLNDKQTKIICNEF; this comes from the coding sequence ATGAAGTTCGGTATAATAGCGGCGGGAACGGGAGAACGATTAAAGGAAGAAGGCATAACCGCGCCCAAGCCGATGGTAGAGATAGCCGGGAAACCGCTGATTAGAATAATAATAGACGAAGCCCTCCGCAACGGCGCTTCGTCTATTTCAAATTTTTTGAATGATAAACAGACAAAAATAATTTGTAATGAATTTTAG
- a CDS encoding insulinase family protein, with the protein MFKKIISLLLIAGLIPVLAQVDRSRLPEPGPAPEIQLGEYESFELPNGLKVFVVENHKLPKVTFYLQVDSDPALQKEQTGYVEAVGELLRTGTKNRTKDKLDEEIDFLGASFSTSADNITASALSKYKDKIFEIMADVIMNSEFKQEELDKVKKQMISSLAASKDEPNAIARRVRSVLMFGKDHPYGELETEETVNAISLDACKNYYQTYFKPNISYLAIVGDISLEEAKQLVEKYLGGWQKGNVPEHKYNTPKPPLIMKVAMVDRANSVQSVISVCYPVELPVGSEDAIKASVANLILGGSATGRLFMNLREDKAYTYGAYSALRPDPIVGTYFAFAQVRNSVTDSAVAEILKEMKRIRSEKVSEDELAKAKNYLTGNFIRDLENPATIARFAVNTARYNLPKDYYKNYLKNLAAVTIDDVYNTAKKYIKPNNAYILVVGSADEVADKLTKFTVTNKIEYYDINGNPYDPTMKKIPEGLTAEQVIRNYVEAVGGADKLAAVKDRTVKMSGSMQGMNVNVTLYQKYPNKLYQEVDAGVFKQKTVFDGEKGYVEAMGQKQELQGDQLESLKNEALDAVLDYSKYGITPELTGMENINGKDAYRVVLTSAGGKKTTQYYDPDTWLLIRSVSSISTPQGSFTQTMDMSDYKEVDGVKYPFKYIQSFGPQSIELNVNGIEINTGLPDSLFEVK; encoded by the coding sequence ATGTTTAAGAAAATAATTTCACTTTTATTAATTGCGGGTTTGATTCCCGTATTGGCTCAAGTCGATCGAAGCCGATTGCCCGAGCCGGGACCCGCGCCCGAAATTCAACTCGGAGAATACGAGTCGTTCGAACTGCCGAACGGTCTCAAAGTTTTCGTGGTGGAAAATCACAAACTGCCGAAAGTTACTTTTTATTTACAAGTCGATTCCGACCCGGCGCTGCAAAAAGAGCAAACCGGATATGTGGAAGCCGTTGGCGAGTTATTGCGAACCGGAACAAAAAACAGAACGAAAGACAAACTCGACGAAGAAATCGATTTTCTGGGCGCTTCGTTTTCAACTTCGGCCGACAATATAACGGCGTCGGCGCTCTCGAAATATAAAGACAAAATATTCGAGATTATGGCTGACGTTATTATGAATTCGGAGTTCAAACAGGAAGAGCTCGACAAGGTCAAAAAACAAATGATTTCCTCTCTTGCGGCATCGAAAGACGAACCGAATGCAATAGCAAGACGAGTTCGTTCGGTGTTGATGTTCGGTAAAGATCATCCGTATGGAGAACTCGAAACGGAAGAAACAGTGAATGCGATCAGTCTGGATGCATGTAAAAATTACTATCAAACATATTTCAAACCCAACATTTCTTATCTGGCAATTGTTGGGGATATTAGTCTTGAAGAAGCAAAACAACTTGTGGAAAAATATCTCGGCGGCTGGCAAAAGGGAAACGTTCCGGAACATAAGTATAACACGCCCAAGCCTCCTCTTATTATGAAAGTTGCAATGGTGGACAGGGCAAATTCCGTCCAATCCGTTATATCGGTTTGTTATCCGGTAGAATTGCCCGTAGGATCGGAAGACGCTATCAAAGCGTCTGTAGCAAATCTGATATTGGGCGGCAGCGCAACGGGTAGATTGTTTATGAATCTCCGCGAAGATAAGGCTTATACCTACGGCGCTTATTCGGCGCTGCGACCGGATCCGATAGTGGGAACTTACTTTGCATTTGCGCAAGTGCGCAACAGCGTTACGGACAGCGCCGTAGCCGAAATATTGAAGGAGATGAAAAGAATACGCAGCGAAAAGGTATCTGAGGACGAATTGGCAAAAGCCAAAAATTATTTGACGGGCAATTTTATTCGCGACCTCGAAAATCCGGCTACGATTGCCCGTTTTGCGGTTAATACAGCGCGTTATAATCTTCCGAAAGATTATTACAAAAATTATCTGAAAAATCTCGCCGCCGTTACGATAGACGACGTGTACAATACGGCAAAAAAATATATAAAGCCGAATAATGCTTACATTCTGGTGGTCGGCAGCGCAGACGAAGTAGCCGACAAGCTGACTAAATTTACAGTTACGAATAAAATCGAATATTACGACATTAACGGCAATCCGTATGACCCGACAATGAAAAAAATACCCGAAGGCTTGACGGCGGAGCAGGTAATCAGAAATTACGTCGAGGCGGTCGGCGGAGCCGACAAGCTTGCGGCGGTTAAGGACAGAACCGTTAAAATGAGCGGATCGATGCAGGGTATGAATGTAAATGTGACGCTCTATCAAAAATACCCCAACAAATTGTACCAGGAAGTCGACGCCGGGGTCTTTAAGCAAAAGACCGTCTTCGACGGCGAGAAAGGTTACGTGGAAGCAATGGGTCAGAAACAGGAACTTCAAGGCGATCAACTCGAGTCGCTCAAAAACGAAGCTCTCGACGCCGTGCTCGATTATTCGAAATACGGAATCACGCCCGAACTGACGGGAATGGAAAACATTAACGGAAAAGACGCATACCGGGTGGTATTGACTTCCGCCGGAGGCAAAAAGACCACGCAATACTACGACCCCGATACTTGGTTGTTAATTAGGAGCGTATCTTCGATTTCGACTCCGCAAGGAAGCTTTACTCAAACAATGGATATGAGCGATTATAAAGAAGTGGACGGGGTTAAATACCCGTTCAAATATATACAGAGTTTCGGACCTCAGTCGATAGAATTAAACGTAAATGGAATTGAGATAAATACAGGTTTGCCGGATTCGTTGTTTGAGGTTAAATAG
- a CDS encoding efflux RND transporter permease subunit has translation MNLPEISVRRPITTIMLFIAIVIIGLVSFQRLPIDLFPEIDPPYISVLTQYPGASAQDVEINVSKKIESGLSSVTNLKKISSVSIDNISVVQLEFEYGTNLDEASNDIRSALEFAKRNLPDDAEDPIIFKFSTNIFPILFIAVQAEESYVGLNKLVEREIIDPLKRVNGVGTVQAFGGPVRQILINVDAKKLEAYNISPAQISQILQAENVNLPSGSIKVGDMEYNLRVPGEFTDVNDIKNIVVSQSGGRLVYLKDVAVVKDSLKDRTIDVRLNGGRGLFIIVQKQSGANTVQVAEDVKAKIEELKKNLPSDVKIDITQDSSEFIIQSVNNLTEAVLLGAVFVSFVVLLFLRKWRATFIIVLTLPVSLIGAFIYLYFSGNTINIISLSSLSIAVGLVVDDAIVILENIARHVERGARPREAAVFGSSEVGLAVAAATFTIVAVFFPLVFISGIAGILFNQLGFLVTVMILVSLLAALTLIPMLSSKLLKSRKEEKPIKNPLLKKIDEGLSSALESVDNFYTRVLKWALDHRKTVVLTALLIFASSIMLLGTLGTEFIPKSDSSQFQLTLEIEPGKRLEETINYVKEIERIVKEDFPEVQYMTARSGVNDQGFSSVLFGQSEGTNIATFQFKTSKIDERNRSVFEMADALRERLNSFVGIKSISVNTAGAGAFLTGATGAPVEVDIIGPDLDESYKIANSIKEYMNSIEGTRDVRIDIGDPRPELQIVLQRDKMAMSGLNTAMVGNALRSHYYGITSTTYRELGDEYDIFISLPPEKKTSIDDIENLPVKTLLGTTVRLKDVGKVVQAYSPPTIKRREQERVIAVLSDVEGRSLGEVTSDIQNFVAGIELPPNTTIEYGGQIEQQSDTFKDLMLLLALSVILVYMVMAAQFESLLDPFIIMFSVPFAFTGVFIALFITGIPFSVIAFLGSIMLVGIVVKNAIVLVDFTNITRARGYELREAIIYSGRNRLRPVLMTTFTTLLGLLPLAISTGEGSEIWQPLGISTIGGLFFSTLITLILVPVLYSYFETKVKQKKIVD, from the coding sequence ATGAATCTACCAGAAATTTCAGTAAGAAGACCGATAACAACTATCATGCTGTTTATAGCGATAGTTATAATCGGATTGGTTTCCTTTCAGAGATTGCCTATCGATTTGTTCCCGGAAATCGATCCGCCTTACATAAGCGTTTTGACGCAATATCCGGGCGCCAGCGCGCAGGACGTTGAAATAAATGTAAGTAAAAAAATAGAAAGCGGTTTGAGCTCCGTTACAAATCTTAAAAAGATTTCATCTGTATCGATCGACAATATTTCGGTTGTTCAGCTCGAATTCGAATACGGCACAAATCTCGACGAGGCTTCGAACGATATCCGTTCGGCTCTCGAATTTGCAAAGCGAAATCTTCCGGACGACGCCGAAGACCCGATCATCTTTAAATTCAGCACAAATATATTCCCGATCCTCTTTATTGCGGTTCAGGCTGAAGAAAGCTATGTAGGACTCAACAAACTTGTCGAAAGAGAAATAATCGACCCGCTCAAACGCGTTAACGGCGTGGGCACGGTTCAGGCTTTCGGCGGCCCGGTAAGACAAATATTGATTAATGTCGACGCTAAAAAGCTCGAGGCCTACAATATTTCGCCGGCGCAGATATCCCAAATATTACAGGCTGAAAACGTGAACCTCCCCTCCGGCTCTATTAAAGTCGGAGACATGGAGTACAACCTCAGAGTACCAGGCGAATTTACTGATGTTAATGATATAAAAAATATTGTCGTTTCCCAATCGGGAGGCAGATTAGTCTATCTTAAAGACGTAGCAGTAGTTAAGGACAGCTTGAAGGACAGAACGATCGACGTTCGTCTTAACGGCGGCAGAGGACTTTTCATTATCGTCCAGAAACAGTCCGGCGCCAATACGGTGCAGGTTGCCGAAGATGTAAAAGCCAAAATCGAGGAACTCAAAAAGAATCTCCCTTCGGACGTTAAAATCGATATAACCCAGGACTCGTCCGAATTTATTATTCAATCGGTGAATAATCTTACAGAAGCGGTATTGCTCGGAGCCGTATTTGTTTCTTTTGTAGTGTTGCTGTTTCTTAGAAAGTGGCGAGCCACATTCATTATCGTGCTAACATTACCTGTGTCATTAATCGGCGCATTTATTTATCTCTATTTTTCGGGCAATACTATAAATATTATTTCTCTTTCTTCCTTGTCTATTGCGGTCGGATTGGTGGTAGACGACGCGATAGTTATACTCGAAAATATAGCTCGACACGTAGAACGGGGAGCGCGACCGCGCGAAGCTGCGGTTTTCGGCTCTTCCGAAGTGGGGCTTGCCGTCGCCGCAGCCACGTTTACTATCGTGGCGGTATTTTTCCCGCTGGTGTTTATTTCGGGTATAGCCGGAATTCTTTTTAATCAGCTCGGATTTCTTGTTACGGTAATGATTCTTGTTTCGTTACTCGCGGCGTTGACGCTCATTCCGATGCTTTCTTCTAAACTTCTGAAATCGCGCAAAGAAGAAAAACCGATTAAGAATCCTCTGCTTAAAAAAATTGATGAAGGCTTGTCGTCCGCTTTAGAGAGCGTCGATAATTTTTATACAAGAGTTCTCAAATGGGCTTTGGATCATCGCAAAACCGTAGTGCTGACCGCTTTGTTGATATTTGCCTCTTCCATAATGTTATTGGGAACGTTGGGAACCGAATTCATACCGAAATCGGATTCCTCGCAGTTCCAGCTCACTTTGGAAATAGAACCCGGCAAAAGACTCGAAGAAACCATCAATTACGTAAAGGAAATCGAACGTATTGTTAAAGAAGATTTTCCGGAAGTTCAATATATGACAGCCCGCTCGGGAGTTAACGACCAGGGCTTTTCTTCTGTTCTGTTCGGTCAAAGCGAAGGCACGAATATAGCTACATTCCAATTCAAAACGTCGAAGATAGACGAGAGAAACCGTTCCGTATTTGAAATGGCTGATGCGCTGAGGGAACGGCTCAATTCGTTTGTGGGAATAAAAAGCATTAGCGTAAATACGGCCGGAGCCGGCGCGTTTTTAACAGGGGCTACCGGCGCTCCCGTGGAAGTCGATATTATCGGTCCCGACCTCGATGAATCGTACAAAATCGCTAACAGCATTAAAGAATATATGAATTCAATCGAAGGCACCAGAGACGTTCGTATCGACATCGGAGACCCGCGGCCCGAATTGCAGATAGTTTTGCAGCGCGATAAAATGGCGATGAGCGGATTAAATACGGCTATGGTTGGAAACGCTCTGAGAAGTCATTATTACGGCATTACTTCGACTACATACAGGGAGTTGGGAGACGAGTACGATATCTTTATCAGTCTTCCGCCTGAAAAGAAAACCAGCATAGACGACATCGAAAATCTGCCTGTTAAAACCTTGCTGGGAACGACCGTCAGACTGAAAGACGTCGGCAAAGTAGTTCAGGCGTATTCTCCTCCTACTATCAAAAGAAGAGAGCAGGAGCGCGTGATTGCAGTGCTCTCCGACGTCGAAGGCAGATCCCTCGGCGAAGTTACTTCGGATATTCAAAACTTTGTTGCCGGTATCGAATTGCCTCCGAATACAACTATCGAATACGGCGGGCAGATCGAACAACAGAGCGATACTTTCAAAGACTTGATGCTGCTGCTTGCGCTTAGCGTTATATTGGTATATATGGTTATGGCCGCTCAGTTCGAATCGCTGCTCGATCCGTTTATAATTATGTTCTCTGTGCCGTTTGCTTTTACGGGAGTTTTCATCGCTCTCTTTATTACGGGAATTCCTTTCAGCGTGATCGCATTCCTCGGCAGTATTATGCTCGTCGGTATAGTAGTTAAGAACGCTATTGTGCTTGTCGACTTTACGAATATTACAAGAGCCCGAGGCTATGAATTGCGCGAAGCGATTATTTATTCGGGCAGAAACAGACTGCGTCCCGTTTTGATGACCACATTTACTACTTTGCTGGGTCTGCTGCCGCTGGCAATCAGCACGGGCGAGGGTTCGGAAATATGGCAGCCGCTAGGCATTTCGACTATCGGCGGTCTCTTTTTCTCGACGTTGATCACGCTGATTCTCGTGCCCGTTCTCTATTCGTATTTCGAAACTAAAGTTAAACAGAAAAAAATTGTAGACTGA
- a CDS encoding cold-shock protein — protein sequence MAERKTGSVKWFNSSKGYGFISQENGEDVFVHYQSIVGEGYKTLNENDKVEFSVTQGPKGLQASEVKVIQ from the coding sequence ATGGCAGAGCGCAAAACAGGATCTGTTAAATGGTTTAACAGTTCAAAAGGTTACGGATTTATTTCACAAGAAAACGGCGAAGACGTTTTTGTTCATTATCAGTCGATTGTAGGCGAAGGCTACAAGACGCTGAATGAAAACGACAAAGTTGAATTCAGTGTTACTCAGGGTCCGAAAGGTCTTCAAGCATCCGAAGTGAAAGTAATTCAGTAA